CGGACGACGTCCGCCCCGGGGCGGCCGCGGCGGACGGCCCGCGCCTGCTGCTGCCCAACGACGACGACCTCACCTACGCCCGCATCCGGCTCGACGAGGCCTCGGTGGACGCGGTGCTGCGGTACCCCGTGGCGGACGGCCTCACCGCCGCCACCGTGTGGGCGGCGCTGTGGACCATGACCCGGGACGGCCGGCTGGCGGCGGCGCGGTTCGTGGAGGCCTGCTGCCGGCTCTCGCACGCGATCGGGGACGTGGGCCTCTACGCCCAGGTGCTGGGCCAGGCGGAGACCGCCGTCCGTCGCTACGCTCCCGCCGGGGAGCGCGAGGCGCTGCGCGCGCAGCTCGGCACCGCGCTGCGGGAGGCCCTGCGGGGCCTGGAGCCCGGCGGGGACCGCCAGCGGGCCGCGCTGCGCGCCCTCGCCCTGCTGGCCCGCGGCGCCGGAGCGGACCGGGCGGCGTTCGTGCCGGTCCTGGAGGCGGTGCTGGCCGGCTGGCCGGCCGACGCCGGGGGCCGGGGACCCGGGCCCGCCGCGGGGGCGCCCGCGGCCGGGGAGGTCGCCCCCGGCCTGGCCGTGGATGCCGAGGTGCGCTGGGCGGCGCTGCAGGCGCTGGCCGCGCTGGGGGTCGCGGGCCAGGCCCGGTTGGACGCCGCCCTCGCCGCGGACCGGACGGCGCAGGCGGCGGTGTGGCACCGCACCGCCTCGGCGGCGCGTCCGGACCCGGAGGTGCGCGCCGCCGCCTGGCACGCGGTCATGGCTGGCCGGACGGCCGAGGGCGAGGTGCTCTCCAACGACCACCTGTCCGCCGTGGCGGCCGGCTTCACCGCCTCCCGGCCGGACCTCGCCGCGCCCTTCGCGGAGCGCTTCTGGGCCGGGCTCACCGGCGTGTGGGACGACCGCTCCAACGGCCTGGCCACCCGCACGGTCGGCGGGCTCTTCCCGGCGGCGCAGGACGCGGTGCCCGGCGGGCCGGAGGCCCAGGAACGGCACCCCGTGGTGCTCGCGGCCCGGCGGTGGCTGGCGGAGAACGCGGCCGCGCCCCGGGCGCTGCGCCGGATCGTGGTCGAGGAGACGGACGACCTCGTGCGGTCCCTGCGGGCGCAGGCCGCCGGGCGGGCCTGAGCGGTCGCCGCCCGGCCGGTGCCCGGGCCGTACCGGGCAGCCGTCAGGGCACGCGGGCCGTCCATTCCGGGGAGGAGAAGCGGCGGGCGGCGAGCTCCTCGGCCCGGCCGATCTCGTCCTCGGTCAGCCGGGTCCGCGTGGCGCCGTGGCGCTCGGCGAACGTGTCCATCATGGCCTCCCAGATCTCCGGCCGGGACAGCCCGGTCTGGCGCCGGAGCGGGTCCACGCGCTTGGCCGCCGAGCGGATGCCCTTGTCCCGCAGCTTCTCCCGGCCGATCCGCAGCACCTCGGTCATCTTCCGCGCGTCGATGTCGTAGCTCATCGTCACGTGGTGCAGCAGCCCGCCGCCGCCGATCCGCTTCTGGGCGGCCCCGCCGATCTTGCCCTGCGGCGTGGCGATGTCGTTGAGCGGCTGGTAGAAGGCCTCCACGCCGATGCGCCGCAGGGCCTCCATGGCCCAGGCGTCCAGGAACGGGTAGGAGTCGGCGACGGCCATGCCGTCCACGAGGGACTGCGGCAGGTAGAGCGAGTAGGTGACGCAGTTGTCCGCCTCCATGAACATCGCCCCGCCCCCGGAGACCCGCCGGACCACGGTGATGCCGTGCCGCTCCACCCCGGCCGGGTCCACCTCGTTGGCCAGCGACTGGAAGGAGCCGATGACCACCGCCGGCTCCGTCCACTGCCACAGGCGCAGGGCAGGGCGCCGGCGCCCGGCGGCCACGTCCTCGGCGAGGACCTGGTCCAGCGCCACCTGCGTGGTGATCGGCAGCGGCTGCGGGACGAGGACCTCCCAGTCGTGGTCCTCCCACCGGGTCGCGTGGCCCAGGGCCCGGCGCACGGCCGTGGCCACCGCCGGCGGGTCGAAGCCGAACATCACGGTCCCGGGCCCGACGGCGGCGCGCACCGCCTCGGCGATGGTCCCGTGCGGCGCGTCCCGGGAGAGCCCGACGAGGGACCGGTTGATGTCCTCCAGCGCCTCGTCCGGCTCGAGGAAGAAGTCGCCGTTGACGCTCGCGGCGGTGATGACGCCGGGACCGCCGCCGGTCGCCTCCCCCACCGCCAGGTCCGCGATGACCAGCTTGCCGCCGGGCACCTTGTACTCGCCGTGCCGGGATCCGCCGTGCTGAACGCTCATCGTCCCATCCTAGGAGTCCCGGGAGTCCCGGAAGTCCCAGGAGTCCTCGGAGCCGCGTCCCCCGCAGGAGTCCGGGGCGGGGACCTCACGGTCGGGGCGCGGGCGGCGACTACGGTGTGATGACGATGATGCAGCCCTTCGACCTGGCCGTCCGCACGCACGGTGCCACCGTGCTGCGGGTGTGCCGCGCGGTGCTCGGCCCCGGCCCGGACGCCGAGGACGCGTGGCAGGAGACGTTCCTGTCCGCGCTGCGGTCCTGGCCGGACCTCGAGGACGGCACCAACCTGGAGGCCTGGCTCGTCCGCGTGGCCGGACGGCGGTGCGTGGACGTCCTGCGGGCCCGGGGACGCCAGCCCGTGCCGGTCGAGCAGCTGCCGGAGCCGGTCGTGGCCGCGACCGCCGAGCGGCTCGGGGACGCGGAGGTGTGGGCCGCCGTCGCGGCCCTGCCGGAGCGCCAGCGGCTGGCCATCGCCTATCACTACCTCGGCGGCCTGCCGCACGTGCAGACCGCGCGGCTCATCGGCGGGACGCCGGAGGCCGTCCGGCGCTCGGCCGCCGACGGCCTGAGGACCCTGCGGCGCACCTACGGCGCCGAGGACGGACACGGCAGGACGGACGGGAGCACATGAACACGATCACGGACCCCGGGGATCTCCCCACCCCCGCCGAGGCCCCCGGCGGGCTGCCGGGCTGGCCGGACGAGGGAACGGAACGCGTCTCCCTCGCGGCCCTGCGGCGCCGGCTGGCCCGCGGCGCCGAGGCGGAGGGACTGCTCGGCGTCGCCTACCGCGAGGTGGACAGCCCCGTGGGCCGGCTCCTGCTGGCGGCCACCGAGCGCGGCCTCGTCCGCGTGGCCTTCGAGCGAGAGGGCTTCGAGGCGGTCCTGGCCGCCCTCGCCCAGCGGATCACCCCCCGGGTCCTGGAGGCCCCGGACCGGCTGGACGCGGCGGCCCGCGAGCTCGAGGAGTACTTCGCCGGCCGGCGCCGCGCCTTCACGCTCCCCCTGGACCTCGCCCTGTCCACGGGCTTCCGGCGCTCCGTGCAGCAGCGGCTGCCGGAGATCGGCTACGGGCGGACGATGTCCTACCGCCGGCTGGCCGAGCTGCTGGACCGGCCCACGGCGGTGCGGGCCGTGGGCACCGCGTGCGCCACCAACCCCCTGCCCCTCGTGGTCCCGTGCCACCGCGTCGTGCGGTCGGACGGCGGCCTCGGCGGCTACCTCGGCGGCGTGGAGGCCAAGGGCCTGCTGCTGGAGCTCGAGCAGCACCGGGAGGCGGCATGAGCCCGGTCCCGCCGGAGGGGCTCGTGGTGGGCGGGGACGGGCTGGCCCGTCCGGCCTGGGCCGCGACCGATCCGCTGCTGCGCGAGTACTACGACACCGAGTGGGGCCTGCCCGTGCGGGACGAGCGCGGGGTCTTCGAGCGGCTCTCGCTCGAGGCCTTCCAGTCCGGCCTGTCCTGGCGGACCATCCTCGCCAAGCGACCGGCGTTCCGGGCCGCGTTCGACGGCTTCGACCCCGAGGCCGTCGCCGGCTACGGCGAGGCCGACGTCGAGCGGCTGCTGGGTGATGCCGGGATCGTGCGCAACCGGGCCAAGGTCCGGGCGACCATCGCCAATGCCCGGGCCACCGTGGACCTGCGCCCGGACGGCGGGCTCGCGGCCCTCGTGTGGTCGTTCCGGCCCGCGGCCGCCCCGGCCCCGCGGACCGCGGCGGAGGTGCCGAGCCAGTCCGCGGAGTCGGTGGCACTCGCGCGGGCCCTGCGCTCGCGTGGCTTCCGCTTCGTCGGTCCCACCACGATGTTCGCGCTCATGGAGGCCATCGGGGTGGTGGACACGCACCTCGTGGGCGCGCACCGCCGGGGCAGCTCGGGGGTGTGGCCCGCGGCGGAGGGACCGGCGGCGGCCGCCGCTGGCTAGGCTGGAGCCATGATGCGTGGCGAAGCGGGGACCGAGGTGGCGGCCTGGCGGCGGTGGGGCACGGCGATCGGCTGGGTCCTCGCCGTGGCGGTGCCCCTGTGGATGGCGGGCGGACGGGTCCTGGCCGGCAGCGCCGGCGCGCTGACCCCGGTCTACGCCCTGACCCTGGCCCCGCTGCTGCTCGTGCTCTCCGTCGTGGCCCTCGCCGTCCCCCGCCGCCGGCCGGGCCGCCTGCCCTCCGGGCGCGCCCTGGGCGTGCTGTCCCTGGCCTGGGCCTGCGGGATCGGCCTGGGGTTCACGCTGCCGGACACCGGGGAGGGGGCGTCCTCGGTGCTCGGCGTCCTGGCCGGTCCCGGCGCCGAGGGGGCCGCCGCCGCGCTGAGCAACCCGCTGGGGATCATCATGGCCTTCATGGCCGTCGCCGGCTGCGTGCTCGCCGTGCGGGACAGTGCCCGGCCGGACGGGGCGCGCCGCTCCCCCGCCGACGAGGACGACCACCAGGGCACCGGCTTCTTCCCGGTCCTGGACGTCTAGCCGGGAACGACGGCCGGGCGGCGAGTCCGCACGGCCGGAGGGATGGCCCAGAACGACGGGACCGGGGCCGTCCTCGGCCCGTCCCCGCGAGGGGACGGACCGGGTCGGCCCCGGTCCTGTCGATGACGTGGGTCGCCCTGGGGGCGGAAGACTACTTCTTGCCGCCGAAGCCCTTGAAGCGGGCGTTGAAGCGCTCGACGCGGCCGGCGGTGTCCATGATCCGCTGCTTGCCGGTGTAGAACGGGTGCGAGGCGGCGGAGATCTCGACGTCGATCACCGGGTAGGTGTTGCCGTCCTCCCACTCCATCGTCTTGTTCGAGGACGTGGTGGACCGGGTGAGGACCTTCTCGCCGGAGGCCAGGTCGTTGAAGATCACCAGCTGGTAATCGGGGTGGATGTCAGTCTTCATGGGAATCCTTCGTCGGCGCCACTGGATTTTGCCAGCGACTTGAGGAATGTTCAGGTCGGCCGGGAGTCGGCCGACCATCCACTATAGCGCATGGGCGCTCAGCCCCGCGGACGCAGCTCCCAGAACGCCACCGCACTCGCGGCGGCCACGTTGAGCGAGTCCACCCCCGCGGCCATGGGGATCGCCACGGTCAGGTCGCAGGCCGCCAGGGTCTCGGGGGTCACCCCGGGCCCCTCGGCCCCGAGCACGAGGGCGAGCCGTTCGTGCCCGCGCAGGGCGGGGTCGTCGAGGGGCACCGAGTCCTGGGCCAGCTCGAGGGCGGCCACCGTGAACCCCGCCGCCCGCAACCGCTCGAGCTCCCCCGGCCACGCGGCCCGGCCGCGGCCGTCGGCCTCGCCGACCCGCGCCCACGGGACGGAGAACACCGTGCCCATCGAGACGCGGATGCTGCGCCGGTACAGCGGGTCCGCGGACTCTGGGCTGACCAGGACGGCGTCCACGCCCAGGGCTGCCGCGGAACGGAAGATCGCCCCCAGGTTCGTGTGGTCGGACACGTTCTCCAGCACCGCGACGCGGCGGGCCCCGGCGAGCACCTCGTCGACGGAGCGGGGCGCGGGCCGGTCCATCGCGGCCAGCGCGCCCCGGTGGAGGTGGAAGCCGGTGACCTGCTGGAGCAGGTCGTCCGGACCCGTGAACACCGGGACCCCGGGGTGCGCGGCGAACACGTCCGCCAGCGAGTCCAGGTACCGGTGGGCCAGGAAGAAGGACCGGGGCGCGTGGCCCGCGGCGAGGGCCCGGCGCACCACCTGTGAGGACTCGGCCAGGAAGATGCCGTGCTCCGTGTCCTGGCGTCGGCGCAGGGCGGCGTCGGTCAGGCGGCTGTAGACCTCGACCCGCGGATCGGCGGGGTCCGTCAGCTCGATGGGGGCGGGGCGCCCGGCCTGCCTCGCCGCGACGCCGCTGACGGAATCGGCGGCCGGCTCACCCACCGGCGACCAGCCGCCAGACCATGTTCACCAGCCCGGCCAGGCCCACCGCCACGATCACCGCGCGCAGCCACACCGGCCGGATCCGCCGGCCGATCCGTGCGCCCAGGCTGGCGCCGAGCATGGAGGACACGGCGATGAGCAGCACCGCGCGCCAGTCGATGCGGTCCAGGGCGAACAACAGGTAGGACACCGCCGCGATGAGGTTCACGGCCAGGGACAGGTAGGTCTTCACGGCGTTGGCGTGCACCAGGGTGCCCGCCATGAACACCCCGAGGATGCCCATCAGCAGGACCCCCTGGGCGGCCACGAAGTAGCCGCCGTAGACGCCCGCGCCGAACACGAGCAGCCACAGCGCCGGGGACACCGGGCGGGACGGGACCTCGGGCTCGGCGGCCGCGAGGGCCGGCGTCGGGGTCCCCTCCGCCTCCTGGCGCCGCGCCTTGCGCCGGCGCACCCAGGCGGACATGCGGGGCTGGAAGACGACGAAGCACAGCGCCACCACGATGAGGATGGGGGCGGCCACCCCGAAGACCTCCTCGGGCAGCACCAAGAGCAGGAACGCCCCGAGCAGGCCACCGGACAGGGAGGCCAGGGTCAGGGCCGGCAGCACCGCCCGCGACTCGGCGAGCTCACGCCGGTACCCGAACACCCCCGAGACGCCGGCGGCCACGAGGCCCATGGCATTGGAGATCTGCGCCGTGACCGGCGGGAAGCCCATCGCCACGAGCACCGGGAACGTCACGAGCGTCCCCGACCCCACGACGGTGTTGATGGTGCCGGCCCAGAATCCGGCGAGCAGGATGACGACGACCTGCCATGGCTCGAGGCCCAGGATCTCCACGCGGTACTCCTCCGGTTCCGTCGGTGCTGGACGGACCGGTCAGCGGGCGACGGCCGCGTAGCGGCCGGCATCGCGCGTCACCCTCAGGGGCAGGCCGAACGCCGTGGAGAGGTTGTCCTCCGTGAGGGTCTCCTCCAGCGGGCCCGCGGCCACCACGCGTCCGCGCCGCATCAGCAGGGCGTGCGTGAAGCCTGGCGGGACCTCCTCGACGTGGTGGGTGACGAGCACGAGGGCCGGGGCCGCGGGGTCCTCGGCCAGCCGGGTGAGCGCGCGCACGAGCGTCTCGCGGCCGGCCAGGTCCAGGCCGGCGGCGGGCTCGTCCAGCAGCAGCAGCTCCGGATCGGACATCAGGGCCCGGGCCACCAGGACGCGCTTGCGCTCGCCCTCCGAGAGGGTGCCGAAGCGCCGGTCCTCGAAGCCGCTCAGCCCCCACTGCCACAGCAGCCGGCGCGCACGGTCCTCGTCCTGGGCGTCGTAGCCCTCCCGCCAGCGGCCCATCACGCCCCACGAGGCGGTCAGCACCGCGTCCAGCACGGTCTCCCGGCCGGGCAGCTGCTGGGCGAGCCCGGCGGAGGACAGGCCGATCCGCGGGCGCAGCTCGAAGACGTCGACGGCGCCGAGCACCTCGTCGAGGATGCCCACCATGCCGGTGGTCGGGTGCATGCGGGTGGAGGCGACCTGCAGCAGCGTGGACTTGCCGGCCCCGTTCGGGCCCATGACGATCCAGCGCTCCCCCTCGCGCACCTGCCAGTCCACGCCGTCGAGCAGCTCCTTGGAGCCGCGGCGCACCCCGACCCCGGACATCTCCACGACGGCCTCCCCGGACGGGAGGACGGTGGGGGCCTGGTGGGCGCGCTCGGAGACGGCGGAAGGGATGGTCATGCCACAAACACTAGGCTAGGAGGAGCCCCCGAAGCACGAAAGGCCACGGCATGCCGCGCATTGACCCCTTCCCCGAGGCTGTCCCAGCCCCCCTCGCCGCGCCCGGCACGGACGCCGCCGGCGCCGCCGGGACGGGTGCCGGGGGTGGGGACCTCGTCCTCGTCTACGCGCCGGGGACGGTCGATCCCGTCACCGGCGAGGCCGGGTCGCCCGAGGTCGGCCCACCCGCACCGGAGGGGGTGCCGGGATCCGCCGAGCCGGTGGCCGGCGTCGGCTTCCACGGCTGGCGCTGGACCGCGTCTGCCGGGACCCCGGCCCCGGATCCCGCGCGGCTGCCGGGCGGCACCGCCCTGGCGGTCGTCCCGGCCGCCGCCGCCGCGGCCACGCCGCGGATGCTCGTGATGGACGTGGACTCCACGCTGATCCGCCAGGAGGTCATCGAGCTGCTGGCCGCCCACGCCGGCCGCGAGGCCGAGGTCGCCACCGTCACCGAGGCCGCCATGCGCGGCGAACTCGACTTCGCCCAGTCGCTGCACCACCGCGTGCAGGCCCTCGCCGGACTGGACGCCGCCGTGGTGGACCGGGTGGTGGCCGCCGTGGAGCCGCAGCACGGCGCGCGGGAGGTGATCGCGGCGTTCCGCGCGGCGGGCTGGCAGGTGTGCGCCGTCTCCGGCGGCTTCACCCAGGTGCTGGCGCCCCTCGCGGCGGACCTGGGCCTGGACCGCTACCGCGCCAACGACCTCGAGATCGTGGACGGCCGGCTCACCGGCCGGGTGACGGGCACGGTCGTGGACCGGGCGGTGAAGGCCCGCATGCTGCGCCAGTGGGCCGCGGAGGCCGGCGTGGAGGAGGCGGGCGTGATCGCCGCCGGGGACGGCGCGAACGACATCGACATGCTGGAGGCGGCCGGGCTGGCGGTGGCGTTCTGCGCCAAGCCGGCCCTGCGCGAGCACGCGGACGTGGAGCTGGACCTGCCGACGCTGGACGTCATCCGCGCCCTCGCCGGCCTCTGAGCCGCCGGGCCGCCACACGCCCCCGAACCCGACCGGGAACGCCCTCGACGGGCCGGGAGGGGACCCGGCCCGTCGAGGGGTGGTCGGCGCCGGGACGCCGGGTCAGCGGTGGTCCGGGTCTCCCCCGGCCGCGGCGAGGAAGTCCTGCGCCCCGCCCACGTACTCGGTGTGGCCGGCCGGCAGGTCCCGGCCGACGAGCGCGTCCACCTCGGCGGCGAACTCCTCCACGGAGTACAGCCGCCCGGCGGCCTCGCGGCGGGCCTCCAGGGCGCCCGGCTCGGCGCGGTTGAGCATGGTGGCGGTGATGGTGCCCTCGATCATGTCCCCGGAGACCACCACGAAGCCGATGCCCTTCTCCTGCAGGGCCGGGATCCGCTCGCGCAGGGCGGTCTCGCCGGCGCGCTTCGAGCGGGCCACGGGCTCGTAGGCGTCCATGGTGGGGACCACGTCGATGAAGTGCGCCTGGTGGCTCGTGACGAACACGACCTGCGAGCCGGGGGCCATGACCTCGGCGGCGGCCTCCAGCATGGCGAGCTGGGCGTCGCGGTTGAGCACGGTGGCGTAGTCCTCGCCCATGGACGTCTCCATGCCGCCGGAGGCGTTGAGCACGAGCACGTCCAGGGAGCCGAAGGACTGCACGGCGGCGTCCACCATGGCCTTGCGGCCCTCGGCGGTGGTGATGTCCGCGCCCACGGCCACGGCCCGGCCACCGGCCTCCTCGATCGAGGCGACCACCTTGTTCGCCCGGGGCGCCTTCTGCCGGTAGTTGACGACCACGCCGGCGCCGCGGGCGGCGAGCAGGCGGGCCGTCTCGGCGCCGACGCCGCGGCTCGAACCGGTGACGATGGCGCCCTTGCCGGCGAGGTCCTGGGCGGGGCGGGTGTCCTGGGTGTTCTCGGAAGTCATGGGGATCAGTGTCCCATCCCGAGGCCGCCGTCCACGGGGATGACGGCCCCGGAGATGTACGCGGCC
This genomic window from Citricoccus sp. SGAir0253 contains:
- a CDS encoding biotin/lipoate A/B protein ligase family protein, which encodes MSVQHGGSRHGEYKVPGGKLVIADLAVGEATGGGPGVITAASVNGDFFLEPDEALEDINRSLVGLSRDAPHGTIAEAVRAAVGPGTVMFGFDPPAVATAVRRALGHATRWEDHDWEVLVPQPLPITTQVALDQVLAEDVAAGRRRPALRLWQWTEPAVVIGSFQSLANEVDPAGVERHGITVVRRVSGGGAMFMEADNCVTYSLYLPQSLVDGMAVADSYPFLDAWAMEALRRIGVEAFYQPLNDIATPQGKIGGAAQKRIGGGGLLHHVTMSYDIDARKMTEVLRIGREKLRDKGIRSAAKRVDPLRRQTGLSRPEIWEAMMDTFAERHGATRTRLTEDEIGRAEELAARRFSSPEWTARVP
- a CDS encoding RNA polymerase sigma factor — translated: MTMMQPFDLAVRTHGATVLRVCRAVLGPGPDAEDAWQETFLSALRSWPDLEDGTNLEAWLVRVAGRRCVDVLRARGRQPVPVEQLPEPVVAATAERLGDAEVWAAVAALPERQRLAIAYHYLGGLPHVQTARLIGGTPEAVRRSAADGLRTLRRTYGAEDGHGRTDGST
- a CDS encoding methylated-DNA--[protein]-cysteine S-methyltransferase, which produces MNTITDPGDLPTPAEAPGGLPGWPDEGTERVSLAALRRRLARGAEAEGLLGVAYREVDSPVGRLLLAATERGLVRVAFEREGFEAVLAALAQRITPRVLEAPDRLDAAARELEEYFAGRRRAFTLPLDLALSTGFRRSVQQRLPEIGYGRTMSYRRLAELLDRPTAVRAVGTACATNPLPLVVPCHRVVRSDGGLGGYLGGVEAKGLLLELEQHREAA
- a CDS encoding DNA-3-methyladenine glycosylase I; its protein translation is MSPVPPEGLVVGGDGLARPAWAATDPLLREYYDTEWGLPVRDERGVFERLSLEAFQSGLSWRTILAKRPAFRAAFDGFDPEAVAGYGEADVERLLGDAGIVRNRAKVRATIANARATVDLRPDGGLAALVWSFRPAAAPAPRTAAEVPSQSAESVALARALRSRGFRFVGPTTMFALMEAIGVVDTHLVGAHRRGSSGVWPAAEGPAAAAAG
- a CDS encoding type B 50S ribosomal protein L31 is translated as MKTDIHPDYQLVIFNDLASGEKVLTRSTTSSNKTMEWEDGNTYPVIDVEISAASHPFYTGKQRIMDTAGRVERFNARFKGFGGKK
- a CDS encoding RNA methyltransferase, which produces MELTDPADPRVEVYSRLTDAALRRRQDTEHGIFLAESSQVVRRALAAGHAPRSFFLAHRYLDSLADVFAAHPGVPVFTGPDDLLQQVTGFHLHRGALAAMDRPAPRSVDEVLAGARRVAVLENVSDHTNLGAIFRSAAALGVDAVLVSPESADPLYRRSIRVSMGTVFSVPWARVGEADGRGRAAWPGELERLRAAGFTVAALELAQDSVPLDDPALRGHERLALVLGAEGPGVTPETLAACDLTVAIPMAAGVDSLNVAAASAVAFWELRPRG
- a CDS encoding sulfite exporter TauE/SafE family protein — translated: MEILGLEPWQVVVILLAGFWAGTINTVVGSGTLVTFPVLVAMGFPPVTAQISNAMGLVAAGVSGVFGYRRELAESRAVLPALTLASLSGGLLGAFLLLVLPEEVFGVAAPILIVVALCFVVFQPRMSAWVRRRKARRQEAEGTPTPALAAAEPEVPSRPVSPALWLLVFGAGVYGGYFVAAQGVLLMGILGVFMAGTLVHANAVKTYLSLAVNLIAAVSYLLFALDRIDWRAVLLIAVSSMLGASLGARIGRRIRPVWLRAVIVAVGLAGLVNMVWRLVAGG
- a CDS encoding ABC transporter ATP-binding protein, translated to MSGVGVRRGSKELLDGVDWQVREGERWIVMGPNGAGKSTLLQVASTRMHPTTGMVGILDEVLGAVDVFELRPRIGLSSAGLAQQLPGRETVLDAVLTASWGVMGRWREGYDAQDEDRARRLLWQWGLSGFEDRRFGTLSEGERKRVLVARALMSDPELLLLDEPAAGLDLAGRETLVRALTRLAEDPAAPALVLVTHHVEEVPPGFTHALLMRRGRVVAAGPLEETLTEDNLSTAFGLPLRVTRDAGRYAAVAR
- the serB gene encoding phosphoserine phosphatase SerB encodes the protein MPRIDPFPEAVPAPLAAPGTDAAGAAGTGAGGGDLVLVYAPGTVDPVTGEAGSPEVGPPAPEGVPGSAEPVAGVGFHGWRWTASAGTPAPDPARLPGGTALAVVPAAAAAATPRMLVMDVDSTLIRQEVIELLAAHAGREAEVATVTEAAMRGELDFAQSLHHRVQALAGLDAAVVDRVVAAVEPQHGAREVIAAFRAAGWQVCAVSGGFTQVLAPLAADLGLDRYRANDLEIVDGRLTGRVTGTVVDRAVKARMLRQWAAEAGVEEAGVIAAGDGANDIDMLEAAGLAVAFCAKPALREHADVELDLPTLDVIRALAGL
- a CDS encoding SDR family oxidoreductase, producing the protein MTSENTQDTRPAQDLAGKGAIVTGSSRGVGAETARLLAARGAGVVVNYRQKAPRANKVVASIEEAGGRAVAVGADITTAEGRKAMVDAAVQSFGSLDVLVLNASGGMETSMGEDYATVLNRDAQLAMLEAAAEVMAPGSQVVFVTSHQAHFIDVVPTMDAYEPVARSKRAGETALRERIPALQEKGIGFVVVSGDMIEGTITATMLNRAEPGALEARREAAGRLYSVEEFAAEVDALVGRDLPAGHTEYVGGAQDFLAAAGGDPDHR